ATGATGAATCAGATGTTGCAAAAGCATCAGCGACTTTGTGAGTTTTAATTCTCAATTTggttatgttttatattttttcttttgtatttacCTTTACAAGCAGCCATGGGCCCATATTTGAGAGCTTAGATAAAGAGGGTGAATATTTGCTGGTGAATTTGAAAATACTGCAGTTTTCCCAAAACACCTTAGTGCAGTGTTGAGCCCAGAGCTGCATTACTGCCAAGTGGCTAAATAAATCAACTAATGCAGGTTGCTGTTTTCAAGTTCAATATTGAATTACGTTAAATGCAAaattttgataaaaaataaaaaaatttaaagtcACATAGTTTATCTTTGAGTGGACCCGTGCTGTTTTATAATGATAACAATATTTGACACCCTTCAGATATTTGCTTCATGCTTTACAAGCTCACTGAATGGTTTGGACGCTCACAGAGATCAGTGTTTGGGCTTTATTGACGGTCTGGGCTATTCTGTGCTGCTGTCTCTAATGTCAGAGGGAGGACGTCTGCGTCGACTTCCTGATAACACACTCCatattgaaaaagtgaggagagaggatgcTGGGACGTACGTGTGTCAGGCGCAGATCAGAGGACGAACCATTTACCagcagctctctgtctctgttgttaTCAACGGTATGTTGCTTTTTGGGATAAATAGTGTACTTATCAAAAGAATACTCTGTAGTTAGGAACTAGTAttgtctttcagttttttttatatgaatatatatatatataatattttcattatatgcTATACTATCATTCATGACACCAAGATCTTTTCTGGTTCTTACAAAATCTGCTTTGTGTAACCTAACACCTGATGGCACTCAACCATTTAGTGTTTATGGACAGGTAGGTGTCAGTGGTTGGGCAATTGTCTtgacaaatgttgtttttaacatgttatgttatatgttataaaAATGCTTCCATGCATTTGTTTTACACATACTGCACATAATAttggtgaaaataaaatcccctcctgcagctcctcctaAAGTGCAtctgagagaggaggtgaagaaagtaATGGCTGGATCAGAAACCAACGAGTCTTTGCTTTGTTTGGTGGACGGCCACCCGAAACCCAATATCACCTGGACCATGTAAGACCTGGTTCCATCTATCACATTGGTTATAAAATGTGGACACAGTAGCAGAGATGAACCTTTTCACTCTCTCAGCCTCTTTTAAATAATGCCTAAACATTTTGCTTTGCACTTTCATTGATTCCAGTTTTGCTAAGATGTTTTTCGTAAATATTCAATCATCTATGTTTCAGTTGTTTAATTCAGTGCCCACCTGAATCTCTGTATCCCCAATGTAGCAGTAACATCTTGTCTGCTGAGTCtcaatctgtttttttttatgttctgtAGCATAACTCGTCTTCTTTTCCaacttttcctctctctctatttttggcttctttctttctttctcttattCACCTTCATAATGTTGTGCCTGTGTCATATTTTTAACTCAGATTTTTAAAGAACCCCTAGAATATCACTCAGTATGTTCTTTGCTCTTCTTTTCCCATTCCCAGGCCGCTGTCATTAGACCCTTTTCGTCATCAGTTCAACTCAGACCGCAGTCAGTTGACTATACGGGCTGTAGCGAGAGCTGACTTCGGGGAGTACATCTGCACCGCAGCCAACAAGATAGGAGAGGACCGTGCAACCATCATGCTTCATGTTTTTGGTTGGTTCAGATCTTCCACTGTGACTAGTTGTACTATAGTGACCCTTGTAAATGTGCTGCTGAGAATCTCTGGTTAATTGCTcaattgaaatgtttaatttcagaGGCCCCAGAGGTGTTTGTGTCAGCAGTGCAGCAGAGCGTGTCAGGGGGCGAGCGTGCGTCTGTGTCCTGTAACGTCTCTGGACATCCTCAGCCCGAGCTACACTGGCTCAACAAGAACAATGGACAGACACTGGTAAAAGTGCAtggacatgtacacacatgggCACGACTAATTCATgaatataatacatattttgtGATTAATATGATTATGACTGCTATTTATGGCTCAATAAAGTCAACTCTTATCACTGTGATGGCTAAATTAACTGTGAGTGTTTGCATTTACAGCTAAACCTTTATGTGATGACAATATTTCTAATATgtaattttcttgttttcttcgtCCTCTGTCAGGACTCGACTTCTGGTCGTATCCATGTGGTGGACGGTGTGTTGCTGATAGATGACATGATGCCCTCTGATGGTGGGACGTATTCTTGCATGGCAGTCAGCATATCTAGGAATGCATCCAGAGAtgttaaaatatacagtaagaGTTCATGTTTGGCTTTGAATTTCATTAATAAAAAGGGAGTTAAGTGGCAGAAAGGTAGCTAAACCATGCTTACGCACCTCTGCCACTGACATACATGTACTTTATGTTTGTATGCCATTTTATAACTTTTACTTCTTCCTTCCTAaatcctcctcccctcctcctgacCCACAGCCCAGCCCGGTCTCCCTCACTACCTGTCGGTCTCGCCTGGCCCTACCTCAGTCTTCTTCTCCCTCAAGACTCTACCCATCAGTGGAGGAATGCCAATCACAAGTTTTGCCTTGCAGTGGAGGCAGAGCTCAGCAGAAAAGTGGAACGAGGTCACACTACCAGCTTCAGGTAGAACATCTGCTCTTTGTAAAGGCTTAGCAGGTGTGTGCTCGTGAGTTTCCCTGAAGACAAAAATCAGTTCAATCTATTATATGTTTGATTCCTTCCATAGATCCCCTAGCTGTCACCGCCCTCAAGCCTTATACATTGTACACAGTGCGTTTAGCTGCCTTGAATGCAGCAGGACTAGGACAGTTCTCTGACCCAAACAGCGTTCGCACCCAGGGAATACGTAAGTGTGACATATACTTCCAACACACTGTCAGCAAACACTGACAACACATGTCAAATCCACTTTTTTTGGACTTTCTATGTGTGGTGcatatgtgtgtaaatatacatttgACTGAATTTGTGATGCATTAATGTAATAATACATTCCAGTGCTTATGTGGTCTAAATATCTCACAAGCAaggtttttcctcctcatctgcTATCACttaatttttcttctttatctctCGTGCAATCCTCATAACATTctccatgacatcatcatctgcTGCCTGATGTTTACTCATACTGTTGGTGACACCATGTAATCTACTGTCATTCATCCTCAGGAGGTAAAGTGCTCTCAGGGGTCAATTTTTATACTATGAAATAATAAACTCACTTTAGATTAATCATTGTAACTAAATGATGAATATAAATTTGTGTCCATGAgttctttcct
Above is a genomic segment from Hippoglossus stenolepis isolate QCI-W04-F060 chromosome 8, HSTE1.2, whole genome shotgun sequence containing:
- the ncam3 gene encoding neural cell adhesion molecule 1 isoform X2, which translates into the protein MTNPSALLRLASLLLLLVCGTDAEIQIIPNKIDVLVGGDTLLLCKAGGEADITWQKDGEDIEEEKVTKIDETSSKLIIKNVTIQNTGKYTCVCEFESGHNDKVQAQLFVYEGPSFGGTTIYHEFLEGTNGVVPCLATGRPAVDIQWIRNTQEIPSKEGGRLRRLPDNTLHIEKVRREDAGTYVCQAQIRGRTIYQQLSVSVVINAPPKVHLREEVKKVMAGSETNESLLCLVDGHPKPNITWTMPLSLDPFRHQFNSDRSQLTIRAVARADFGEYICTAANKIGEDRATIMLHVFEAPEVFVSAVQQSVSGGERASVSCNVSGHPQPELHWLNKNNGQTLDSTSGRIHVVDGVLLIDDMMPSDGGTYSCMAVSISRNASRDVKIYTQPGLPHYLSVSPGPTSVFFSLKTLPISGGMPITSFALQWRQSSAEKWNEVTLPASDPLAVTALKPYTLYTVRLAALNAAGLGQFSDPNSVRTQGIRGEPDSPVLSLNEIKVKGNTFSTPLKQIDDGGVPLLHFIIRYKQDKEGAEWKEMQLPSTTDTVSLKDLSFGSDYQLEVTAVNTNGSSIPATLNFTIAEKPPSSRTMTILMTIAVKLFGHQVPGLKMLEEGSGSTNGDVTLKGMSTPRGSMQQENTSR